aattaatgactTAACgcataaaatttgaattttgacgaAAATATGGCCTGAAACCAATTTTGGGTTCAAAATATAACCTGAGTAATTAATTTCGGtataaatttaaaaaataaatgaCGTGGGAGTAactgaaaaaaaaatgaattaagaGAATTTTATGCGTAGGGACATGAATACAATAAACCCAGATTATGAAAACAGGGAGGAAAATAACCTCATAAAGTTTATTGTATTCATGTcctaataatatgaaaatacatatACTTTACTTGTAGGGTAAGGTAGATTTTAGGGCCGTCCTTGATATTTTGAGGGCCATGTGCATATTTCCAGGGTTGGTTCTAAATATTTTGAGGCTCTAGGTGAAATTGTAAAATGAGTTCCCGATTCTATTAAAATACAAGTACTAATACTATTTAATAAATGAAACAACATACGCACAAAATTTTTAATTTGAAGAACactaaatttcatttttttttccaatttttaaatATGAGGTTGATTCTTGAAAAACCTTAAAAAATTTGGAAGAAGAAATGATTTTGGATTGAAAAATTGGAGAGATGTACCTTATAATTTAACCTTTTTATCGTCAAAAAAATAAGAATATAATAACACACGACCTCCTATTACTTGGTAAGATGCATAATCACTAGACTACTTCCCATATTCTAGTTTTTACATGTAGTAAAATTTATTTGACAAAAGGCCTCGAGCtataggctctgtttggcaaacgGCAGAAGCAAATTTACAATAGCAGATAACATTAGCAGAATACGGTTGACAGATTTTAGCAGCAGGTTTGACCATCgaattaaattagcaaaattaagaaaatgtgtttggtaattagcagattatAGGACAAATCTACCATTTTCACGTATAAAATGAATAAGCTATTACAATATGCTGCTCTTAACAGCATATTCAAAAATAGTAGATTCCGACTAATATGCTATCTGAATATGCCATTAACCAAACACTTAAAATTAGTAGATTGATTGGTCAATCTACTATTTACGCCGGAATCTACTAATTTCACATAATATACTGTTTACCAAACAACGTCATAGCCTATATAGCGGACTTTTAATTCCGCCCTCATGGGCCCCTTCAAGACTTAGGCCCTTGTCACTTGACCCACTAAACATCCTGAAGGGCCGCCTTGCATATTTTAGAGGGAGAGTCGTCAGAGCATCTacaacaatggggttccccatattttatctctctttttcttattcgtccacctcattttccactaatttTCCCGTCTACTCTCCCCAATTTATAACTACATTTATGCAATAGTGAGGTTCCCCATTTACACATAAAATTTTGGGAACCTCCCAAAGGGAACACAATTTACCCTTTACTTTTTGTTAGGAAGCTCCTCTAAAAATGGTGGACCTCAAATTATGGAAAGGTTGGTGCATTAGAGCAACTCCAATGGTATAGTGgagggacttgcttgcaatttatGTAAATTGTCAAGCTACATGCTTACCATTGGAGCAACAAAAAAATAACCTGCTTACGAACAACACGTGCTCCAACAAGCTACATGCTTGAAATTGAATAGCTTGTTTTCTATTGGATAATTAGGTTAATGTGGGACCATTCAGGAATTTCAACCTACAAGATGGTTGTAGCTTATCATTGGAGAAATATGTAGTTTTGAAGCAATATGGCTAGAAATTTTGACATGACAACTTAAGCTAAAAGGGATTGTGGCTTACCACTATAGATGCTCTTAGTGAGGTTACCCATATGAGGAGAGAGGGTACATATGGGGAGCTATTTTTCAcctttgcagatgctcttgctcCTAAGTCCTAATGCTATTAAGTTATACTCGGTActtcaaaattataaaatactcCAATGTTTGAATTTTTTTCATTTTGGTGTTGTTTTTCAAAGTATTTAACGAAACAGTGCGGATTGAAACTATTTACGTTTAATGGATCTACGTCatctttttaaaaaaattgtgggtttTTTCCAAAGTCGTTGTCTCAAACAGCGGCTTATTTAGAAATtgcgaaaaaaaacgaaaatttcAATGCTGACCTCAAAGTCGCTGTACAGCGGCTTTTATATTTTATCGCATGCTTCTGTCCTACATAATGGCTTTCAAATTTCTTCGCAGGTTTGACCTAAAAGTAATGGAAACGAAAGTAATCTATATAGTATAAAAGATGAGCTTTCTAAAGGATTTCTAttggttgattttttttttttttgatggccCCCATTACCTCTATAGAATTAATTACACTACCCCAATTACactcttaatcttatttaattaagatTACACATTTATACATGACGGGTTTGGTAATCGAGTCATCACCGTGGAATAATAATGATTTCGGAATACCTTACCCAACTTATTTTCACCCGGGAAATGACGATGAAGTGTTTGAATggcaaaaccggatgagaagacaGAAAAGAAAGAACTTGTTTTGCTTTGCCGGACCTCCAGGACCCGACAGACCCGACTCAATCAGGAACCAGTTGATAAACCAATGCGAAAAGTCAAGAAAATGTATGATGATACACTGCAATAATTGGAAAAACAAGTGCCATAAACCGGCGGAATTAATGAAGACATTCCAAAATGCTGAATTTTGTTTGCAACCTCCAGGGGATTCATACACTAGGAGATCAACATTCGACTCGATTCTTGCAGGTTGCATTCCTGTTTTCTTCCATCCAGGTTCAGCTTACATACAATATTTATGGCATTTCCCTCACGACTTCACCAAATACTCGGTATTTATCTCTATGTATGACATAAGAGACGGAAAAGTAAGCATACAAACCGTGTTGGAGAATATACCGCCACAGAAAGTTGTCGAAATGAGGGAACAAATCATAAAGTTAATACCAAAGATAGTATATGTAATATGCTGATCCAAGGTGCAGACTTGAGACAGTAGAAGACGCGTTTGATGAAACGATAAAAGGGGTGCTCCACAGAGTAGAGAGGATCAAAGACGATATGAAGGCAGGAAAAAGTGACAGTTTCGAGTATGATGAGACGCAATCTTGGAAGTATAGATGGCTTGGAAAATTGGTGGAACATGAATGGGATCCTTACTTTTCTGGATCATTTGATACTAGAAATTTCACAAATTTCTaagattataaatttaatttttgttttcaaATTTGTATTTTACAATTTCAGTAAGAACCAAGTACAGTTCATTACTTATTAGTCTATTAtctgaacttttttttttttttctgtttttgcgCTGCGACTTATTCCTTCTTGACTTTTGATCAATGCATCTTATACGTGGATAGTAACTATTGCATGAGACGATTTTGCACTGAGAGACAGTCTCATTACATAAAAACGACACAATTTATCATTATTTAATCATTTATTAGTAATCATAAATTCTTGTTTATGACCGTTGTAAACAAAAATAATTTACAACGGAGTTATAAATCCATTCAAACCAACACTTTTTCCAGGGTTAATGTGGCTTTCAAGTTTCAACCCCATTGTTGTGACGAAAAATGAAAGGGCGCCAGTGGGTGACAccaatttgggcgccaccctctcacatggggtgagtgggGACCCCTTCAATTAAAAATGGTTGTGAGAGGGTGGCACCTAATTTGGGCGTCACCCGGTGACGCCCTATCACTATCCGTGATATGTGATAAAACCTTTCCTATTGTCTCCAAAAAGACAACTGTGAAGTGTGAACATATCTTTTCAATTTATTAAGGATATTTTCCTATTATTCTTTCTATAacgttattattatattattacactTGATTTCCAAGTAATATACAGAGTATATTTTTGAGATCCTCTAAAACTCTAGTCTTTCTGTATTTTATATCTTCTATATCTCATAATTCTTGTATAAATAACTAGCTTGtgattaataaataaaaattatacaaTACAATTCGTCAAAATATTCCGTCTCTCTTATTTTTTTTCTATTGAGGCGGACGTCTCACATAAAGGTAGCTACGTAAGAGAATGGCAAGTAATAGGACGTTAAACTATCTAATAGATACATCCGGCGCAACCCGTGTTGACGAATTTTCTTGGCCTTGTTCTGTCTATAGTGAAAGTGCCCTATGTCCTAATCATATGGTACATCAAGGGGAAAATTGTGTATGCTATGGCTTCACGGTTTCGGAAGCGACTCGTGCAGTTATCAACTTGAAAACTGGTGCTAATATTCCCAAATTGTCGGCAATAGAAGTGATAAAAAATTGTCACGATATTAATAGCAAAGGATACACGGCCCCGATGGCTTTTGAGTGGATTGTAAAAGAAGGAATTGTTGAGGATTCCGTGATGCCTATTGATTTAAATGCTGAATTAGTTAAGGGGAAAGCGGAAAATGGCCATCGTTACCAAATTGACGAATGGGAGACAGTTCCAAATTGCGATGCTGCTATAAAAAGCTATCTGATAAGGCAACCAGTTGTAGTTTCTTTAAATTGTCCGCCGTCACTTTTCAGTTGTTATAACGGGGGACTGGTTGATCCGTATCTAATGCAAAAGGCTAAAAATGCCAACAATCATTCAATGTTGTTAGTAGGTTTTGGTTTTTATGCTTTCCCTGACAGATCGATCAAGTACTATTGGCAGTTAAAAACTTCCATGGGAGATGATTCTGAAGAGAGAGATTATATTTAAGTGTTGCGAAATTCTTCTCAACCTGTTGACAAATGGGTTGTATTTCATCCTGTAGTACCTATATATTTGGCGAATGGAG
The Silene latifolia isolate original U9 population chromosome 11, ASM4854445v1, whole genome shotgun sequence genome window above contains:
- the LOC141612894 gene encoding cysteine endopeptidase RepA-like, whose translation is MASNRTLNYLIDTSGATRVDEFSWPCSVYSESALCPNHMVHQGENCVCYGFTVSEATRAVINLKTGANIPKLSAIEVIKNCHDINSKGYTAPMAFEWIVKEGIVEDSVMPIDLNAELVKGKAENGHRYQIDEWETVPNCDAAIKSYLIRQPVVVSLNCPPSLFSCYNGGLVDPYLMQKAKNANNHSMLLVGFGFYAFPDRSIKYYWQLKTSMGDDSEERDYI
- the LOC141612690 gene encoding LOW QUALITY PROTEIN: xyloglucan galactosyltransferase KATAMARI1 homolog (The sequence of the model RefSeq protein was modified relative to this genomic sequence to represent the inferred CDS: deleted 1 base in 1 codon; substituted 1 base at 1 genomic stop codon) — protein: MTGLVIESSPWNNNDFGIPYPTYFHPGNDDEVFEWQNRMRRQKRKNLFCFAGPPGPDRPDSIRNQLINQCEKSRKCMMIHCNNWKNKCHKPAELMKTFQNAEFCLQPPGDSYTRRSTFDSILAGCIPVFFHPGSAYIQYLWHFPHDFTKYSVFISMYDIRDGKVSIQTVLENIPPQKVVEMREQIIKLIPKIVMXYADPRCRLETVEDAFDETIKGVLHRVERIKDDMKAGKSDSFEYDETQSWKYRWLGKLVEHEWDPYFSGSFDTRNFTNF